One stretch of Candidatus Eremiobacterota bacterium DNA includes these proteins:
- a CDS encoding N-6 DNA methylase: protein MLVYKEKLNSIMRREQEARNYPASCRWYSGLRKAINHIDNSNRTQNEVEVFRCAWSAIYNLSLSAHVKGDDENKTYFKFVGHLEDSPSVRKIAKNMPMELLKRLLEAEKTVLYNNELQKYRDSKQCAEIWLKKPDLTPEKACNYVFTIARDLRNVISHPTYNPSSIHIRHVFELASPYFIMLAEAAIETIISHPIQGTTGKTELYIAYLWPFMNNSDSFFSDYYIENLLEEAHLGSFPETTSKEKMKKISRSFKENEDSLKDADYSNTGRIWCEPFLFEALGIKPISGIKIATEKTIFTPAYIVHWNEGGSKTQSFYDGKNTGKHIACLIWLLPWSSTLDAVYRGEDYKESSYIDVVHQALIESDVPWAIITNGRQLRLLNKTTGHKPRCFFEIDLEAIKDFKGDNDALLAFRIMLCIFSGSSFDEKDMNGKTRLDKILEESQRHGKEIGDELKSNVYKALERLGDGFLNHLRRLDKQELDKWRKQYLPDIEMRHLLSSDELLNAVYQESLVLMYRLLFLFYAESRDMLPMDDEVYRVSYSLESIRDEIISVIDSPQFTQYFGEGNYLLWERLKELFSLINNGFSSSITAFNGGLFDPAQHAFIEQFAMSDRYLSLAIDHLSRTRVGAGQVRGQGRKKFTYRDLDVRHLGSIYEGILEYTACLTKEDQVSIKRSSKKNSYEEFKNISELDEKEKHDYQLWLEAYSDNHIYPQPPKNCKVTDFKKKDQYILVFGGKESKRKSSGSYYTPDYIVQYMVENTLGPLIKGENRENNLRDVPLSSDEILELKVLDPAMGSGHFLVAAVEYLAKAYGEALIKEGKDADGVITDEEYTQYKRRVAERCVYGVDINPMAVELAKLSLWLITMDSTRPLSFLNHHLKCGNSLIGAWIKDLGELPVIDKKSKRNLKQMPKNQISFFEKSFKERLPSMVADLISISRRETVTSADINVKKALEISVEATKIHFKNIADIWTATYFGEKCFDYEGIIMDLKTAKDRHSKVARVNRFFHWEIEFPEVWYDEQGGRLKNGGFDAVVGNPPYLYSAGQKNEDYFREYKLGEYQTDYYVYFIERALSIIKHTGMISIITPDSWLGNKYFFDLRDHITVNRLIREITIFTEPPFKDASIENAILITDHNQIKDHFLIKTMNAIGEIIKQINIPYEVVDSNIKKTIPTVYSIDAERIIRQIEKKSDIVIKELFFTNRGVHAYRTDGYGKSKFGDGPQTTRDKKERSYHSKNKLDDTYRPFFKGQDIDMLSHIESYEYISYGEWLAESRTKDFFDGPRIVLRKIIGKRIIATFFTDDTVFDQSLYIAKPKMKVKESELFFYLGQLISNVMAFYLKNKHQIFDQLYPWYTHEQLYSIPIVSYDLAYSQRDAIAALVKSQLNQKNKKHLAEKLCEIDELVADIFNLDSQQRKIINSID, encoded by the coding sequence ATGTTAGTATATAAAGAAAAATTAAATTCTATAATGCGCCGGGAGCAAGAGGCAAGGAATTATCCTGCCTCGTGCAGGTGGTACAGCGGGCTACGAAAAGCAATAAATCACATAGATAATTCAAATAGAACACAAAACGAAGTTGAGGTTTTTCGATGCGCCTGGAGCGCCATTTATAACCTTTCTTTAAGTGCCCATGTAAAGGGCGATGATGAGAACAAGACATATTTCAAATTTGTTGGCCATCTTGAGGATTCGCCTTCAGTAAGAAAAATTGCCAAGAATATGCCTATGGAATTACTTAAAAGACTGCTTGAGGCTGAAAAGACCGTCCTTTACAATAATGAATTACAAAAATACCGTGATTCTAAACAATGCGCAGAAATATGGTTGAAGAAACCGGACCTTACACCTGAAAAAGCCTGCAATTATGTATTTACTATTGCGCGCGATCTACGTAATGTAATATCCCATCCCACTTATAATCCGTCAAGTATTCATATAAGACATGTTTTTGAACTAGCATCACCATATTTTATCATGCTTGCCGAAGCAGCTATTGAGACTATTATAAGCCATCCGATACAAGGAACGACTGGAAAGACGGAGCTCTATATTGCATATTTGTGGCCTTTCATGAACAATTCTGATAGTTTCTTTTCAGACTATTATATCGAAAACCTTCTTGAAGAAGCTCACTTGGGTTCATTTCCGGAGACGACATCTAAGGAGAAAATGAAGAAGATCTCACGAAGCTTCAAGGAGAATGAAGACTCATTGAAAGATGCAGATTATTCAAACACAGGCAGAATTTGGTGCGAGCCGTTCCTCTTCGAAGCCCTGGGTATAAAACCTATTTCTGGAATCAAAATTGCAACTGAGAAGACGATATTTACGCCGGCGTACATCGTTCATTGGAATGAAGGTGGTTCCAAGACCCAAAGCTTTTATGATGGGAAGAACACAGGGAAGCACATCGCTTGTCTTATTTGGTTACTTCCTTGGTCATCGACTCTCGATGCCGTATATAGAGGAGAAGACTATAAAGAAAGCTCATACATCGATGTCGTACACCAGGCTCTCATAGAATCAGATGTCCCATGGGCAATAATCACGAATGGAAGACAATTACGGCTTCTGAATAAGACTACAGGGCATAAACCCCGGTGTTTTTTCGAAATCGATCTTGAGGCGATAAAAGATTTCAAAGGAGATAATGATGCCCTTCTCGCCTTTCGCATAATGCTCTGCATTTTTTCAGGTTCTTCTTTCGATGAAAAAGATATGAACGGAAAAACGCGACTTGATAAGATTCTCGAAGAGAGCCAGCGTCACGGAAAAGAAATTGGCGATGAATTGAAGAGTAATGTCTATAAGGCGTTGGAGAGACTCGGTGACGGATTCTTGAATCACCTGCGGAGGCTAGATAAGCAAGAACTAGATAAATGGCGGAAACAATACTTGCCTGATATCGAAATGAGGCATTTACTCTCTTCGGATGAGCTACTGAACGCAGTTTATCAAGAATCGCTGGTGCTCATGTATCGATTATTATTTCTTTTTTATGCCGAAAGCCGTGATATGCTCCCAATGGATGATGAAGTATATAGAGTTTCTTACAGCTTAGAATCTATCAGAGATGAGATCATCAGCGTGATCGACAGCCCACAGTTCACACAATACTTCGGCGAAGGAAATTATTTATTATGGGAGCGTCTGAAAGAACTTTTCTCTCTTATCAACAACGGATTCTCATCATCCATTACTGCCTTTAATGGAGGTCTATTTGATCCCGCTCAACACGCTTTTATTGAACAATTTGCAATGAGCGACCGTTATCTTTCGCTCGCAATAGATCATTTGAGCAGAACTAGGGTTGGAGCCGGCCAGGTGCGAGGCCAAGGGCGCAAGAAATTCACCTATAGGGATCTTGATGTGCGTCATTTGGGCAGTATCTATGAGGGGATTCTGGAATATACTGCGTGCCTTACAAAGGAAGATCAAGTTTCTATAAAGCGGAGCTCTAAGAAGAATAGTTATGAAGAATTCAAGAATATTTCAGAACTTGATGAAAAAGAAAAACATGATTACCAGTTGTGGCTTGAAGCTTATAGCGATAATCATATATATCCACAACCACCAAAAAACTGTAAAGTCACTGATTTCAAGAAAAAAGACCAATATATTTTGGTATTTGGCGGCAAGGAATCAAAGAGAAAATCATCTGGTTCTTACTATACACCTGATTATATCGTTCAATATATGGTAGAAAATACTCTTGGGCCGCTTATTAAGGGAGAAAACAGGGAAAATAATTTGAGGGATGTGCCTCTCTCATCTGATGAGATTCTTGAGCTAAAAGTCCTCGATCCTGCAATGGGTTCAGGCCATTTTCTCGTAGCAGCCGTGGAATATCTTGCAAAAGCTTATGGCGAGGCTCTTATAAAGGAAGGCAAAGATGCCGATGGCGTCATAACAGATGAGGAATATACTCAATACAAGAGAAGGGTCGCTGAAAGATGTGTATATGGTGTCGATATTAATCCAATGGCTGTCGAATTGGCTAAGCTTTCTCTTTGGCTCATTACAATGGATTCTACACGCCCTCTTTCGTTCCTGAATCATCATCTTAAATGTGGTAATTCATTGATCGGTGCCTGGATAAAGGATCTCGGAGAACTGCCAGTTATTGATAAGAAATCGAAACGCAATTTAAAGCAGATGCCCAAAAATCAGATAAGCTTTTTTGAGAAGTCATTCAAAGAACGGTTGCCAAGCATGGTGGCGGATCTCATAAGTATATCAAGGCGAGAGACGGTCACCTCTGCTGATATCAATGTCAAAAAGGCTCTTGAAATCTCCGTTGAGGCAACTAAAATTCATTTCAAGAACATAGCCGACATCTGGACTGCCACTTATTTCGGTGAAAAATGCTTTGATTATGAGGGCATTATAATGGACTTAAAAACTGCAAAAGACAGACACTCAAAAGTGGCTCGAGTAAACCGGTTCTTCCATTGGGAAATAGAATTTCCGGAAGTATGGTACGATGAGCAAGGAGGGCGATTAAAGAACGGGGGATTTGATGCTGTAGTGGGGAATCCGCCATATCTCTATAGTGCAGGTCAGAAGAATGAAGATTATTTTCGTGAATATAAGCTGGGAGAGTATCAAACTGATTATTATGTTTACTTCATTGAGAGAGCACTTTCAATAATCAAGCACACAGGTATGATTAGCATTATCACCCCGGATTCATGGTTGGGAAATAAGTACTTCTTCGATCTTCGCGATCATATAACGGTCAATAGACTAATAAGAGAAATCACGATTTTTACAGAACCACCATTTAAAGATGCATCAATAGAGAATGCAATCCTAATAACAGATCATAATCAAATAAAAGATCATTTCTTAATAAAAACAATGAATGCAATTGGTGAGATAATTAAGCAGATCAATATCCCATATGAAGTGGTTGATTCGAATATCAAGAAAACCATACCCACGGTCTATTCCATTGATGCAGAGAGGATAATTCGGCAGATAGAAAAGAAATCTGATATTGTAATTAAAGAGCTGTTTTTCACCAACCGCGGAGTACATGCATATCGGACCGATGGTTATGGAAAATCAAAATTTGGCGATGGTCCCCAGACAACTAGAGATAAGAAGGAACGTTCATATCATTCAAAAAATAAACTAGATGACACATATCGTCCTTTTTTTAAAGGACAGGATATTGATATGTTATCGCATATTGAGTCATATGAATATATCTCTTATGGCGAGTGGTTGGCCGAATCTCGAACAAAGGATTTCTTTGATGGACCAAGGATTGTTTTGAGGAAGATAATTGGAAAGAGAATTATTGCAACTTTTTTCACCGACGATACTGTTTTTGATCAATCGCTATATATCGCTAAACCCAAGATGAAGGTCAAAGAATCCGAACTTTTCTTTTACTTGGGTCAACTTATATCAAATGTAATGGCATTCTATTTGAAAAACAAGCATCAAATATTCGATCAACTTTATCCGTGGTACACACATGAACAATTATATTCGATTCCTATAGTATCATATGACTTGGCATATTCCCAAAGAGATGCAATAGCGGCTCTAGTTAAGTCCCAACTCAATCAAAAAAATAAGAAGCATCTGGCAGAAAAATTATGTGAAATAGATGAGTTGGTGGCGGACATATTTAATCTAGACTCTCAACAGAGAAAGATTATTAATAGTATCGATTGA
- a CDS encoding SNF2-related protein yields the protein MNAPFDVGCKVRCRNIEWEVLSVSNNNDGTFTIRLYPDSGGRPQGFIYPYTNMEPIQSGVSAERIGHIDHYHLFTYATLLSLVYEYDKLLSISNSTMIPEPYQLIAVKKVMESLRQRFLIADDVGLGKTIEAGLIMQELTARGRGARILIICPASLQDQWKKEMKRHFHRNFFIYNSRKMEGIQELVDENLNPWLAKDSIITSIDWIKPQYEGSGLSQKNSNKVFDKLTSTEKLWDLMIIDEAHYVSTDSNRADLAKELQDRCENLLLLTATPHSGNPEHFFNILNLIDPFMFAEASDLDRQDARQRIDKVMIRRGKETIFEINQQGELVKKFKDREPHPQAIEFTDDERQLYNEVSSFTGTEWSQLSRKQSISKSELNAGRFLLTLVQKRMVSSPAALRETLKRRIDSIVDERTATKTNAPEKQEIKRLLKSYERGDYLEEEDREFVERYIETRRIQASHAERTKEIKTLRALLEKVEKLMHSGEDSKYKWLREFLKKLFTSNPADKVIIFTEYRDTLNFLKAKLENEFFMNKEAIVVIHGGMPLGEDEDELGSKLYAERRFNEPDTRILLATDAASEGLNLQRYCHNLINYELPWNPNRLEQRIGRIHRYGQKYIAQIYNLMISGSKEAQIFTLLQEKIETIRRQLGNMAEVLGVLERISLDDLILRVLDKNIDEKSVGIIAEKELKKMDEIARQIQETQFLSGCREFSREDIGIMNGAIVQSEKAIPGAKDVQEFVKLFLRVFGDDGTGDKNGRILHPTNNRDIFRLIVPSVIRDDKLPSSYPRVTFSRLIATEDWSRNQQPDFLAFGHPLLERMVHYCRRVKASELSSQVACLRADYTGLPGIIFNFLLRFEDKRGRVIREELEPVFVDIEGTVQKEIGRRLFLDRTAPQKEAHCETLKNLIEKNKELQLQAEAHIRKQYLEYYERVEKSRNKDIEVLIEDMERFNKGRIQFLENALFQIIGSQMSLPDLETPAQKGQRTRIENQMRMHQQRMKERRQEIEQMRLGAFPAPELLNMVLLMPL from the coding sequence ATGAACGCACCCTTTGATGTTGGGTGTAAAGTCCGATGTCGCAACATTGAGTGGGAAGTTCTGTCGGTTTCTAATAACAATGACGGGACATTCACGATCCGTCTCTATCCTGATTCTGGAGGCAGACCGCAGGGGTTTATTTATCCATATACAAATATGGAGCCAATACAGTCCGGTGTTAGCGCTGAACGGATAGGGCACATCGATCATTATCATCTATTCACTTATGCAACGCTATTGTCTCTGGTTTATGAATATGACAAATTGTTGAGTATAAGCAACTCAACTATGATTCCAGAGCCATACCAGCTCATAGCAGTAAAAAAGGTTATGGAATCGCTTCGACAGCGGTTCCTTATCGCCGATGACGTTGGTCTGGGCAAGACTATTGAAGCGGGCCTTATTATGCAGGAGTTGACTGCCCGAGGAAGGGGTGCCCGCATTCTTATTATATGTCCAGCATCCCTCCAGGATCAGTGGAAAAAGGAAATGAAGCGTCACTTCCACAGGAATTTCTTCATATATAATAGTCGCAAAATGGAAGGTATACAGGAGCTGGTTGATGAGAATCTGAATCCCTGGCTCGCAAAGGACTCGATAATAACATCAATTGACTGGATTAAGCCTCAATATGAAGGAAGCGGGTTGTCACAAAAAAATTCCAATAAGGTATTTGATAAACTAACAAGCACTGAAAAGCTCTGGGATTTGATGATTATTGACGAAGCCCATTATGTATCAACAGATTCAAATAGAGCGGATCTAGCCAAGGAGCTTCAGGACCGTTGTGAGAATCTCCTGCTGCTCACTGCGACGCCACATTCAGGTAACCCAGAGCACTTTTTCAATATCTTAAACCTCATCGACCCCTTTATGTTTGCCGAAGCAAGTGATCTTGATCGACAGGACGCGCGACAGAGGATTGATAAGGTGATGATCCGCAGAGGGAAAGAGACAATTTTCGAAATAAACCAGCAGGGCGAGCTTGTGAAGAAATTCAAAGATCGTGAGCCTCATCCACAGGCAATAGAATTCACTGACGATGAGAGGCAGTTGTACAATGAGGTTTCATCATTTACGGGTACAGAGTGGTCTCAACTGAGCCGGAAACAAAGCATCAGCAAGTCAGAATTGAATGCAGGCAGATTCCTTCTGACCCTCGTTCAAAAAAGAATGGTTTCCAGCCCAGCCGCCCTCAGGGAGACATTGAAGCGACGAATCGATAGCATTGTCGACGAAAGAACCGCGACGAAGACAAACGCTCCTGAAAAACAGGAAATCAAGAGGCTGCTTAAGAGTTATGAGCGCGGAGACTACCTGGAAGAAGAAGACCGAGAATTTGTCGAACGCTACATAGAAACCCGGCGCATTCAGGCAAGCCATGCTGAGAGAACAAAAGAGATTAAGACATTACGCGCTCTTCTGGAAAAAGTAGAGAAATTGATGCACTCCGGTGAGGACAGCAAGTACAAATGGCTCAGAGAATTTCTAAAGAAATTGTTTACAAGCAATCCCGCAGATAAAGTGATAATATTTACTGAATATCGAGACACGCTAAATTTTTTGAAAGCAAAACTTGAAAATGAGTTCTTTATGAATAAAGAAGCAATTGTGGTGATTCATGGAGGGATGCCGCTAGGTGAAGATGAAGATGAATTAGGTTCAAAGCTTTATGCAGAAAGGCGATTCAATGAGCCAGATACAAGGATTCTTCTTGCCACGGATGCAGCTTCTGAAGGCCTCAATTTGCAGCGATATTGCCATAATCTCATCAATTATGAGCTACCTTGGAATCCGAACAGGTTGGAGCAGAGAATCGGCCGCATCCATAGATACGGACAAAAATATATAGCACAAATATACAACCTGATGATCAGCGGCTCAAAAGAAGCACAGATTTTCACGCTTCTTCAGGAAAAGATCGAAACCATAAGAAGGCAATTGGGAAATATGGCTGAGGTTCTTGGTGTGCTGGAAAGAATCTCACTTGATGATCTAATCCTGCGAGTTCTAGATAAGAATATCGATGAAAAATCAGTCGGCATTATCGCCGAAAAAGAACTGAAGAAGATGGATGAGATTGCCCGCCAGATTCAGGAGACGCAGTTCTTATCTGGATGCCGAGAATTCTCCCGCGAAGATATTGGGATAATGAATGGCGCCATTGTGCAATCAGAAAAGGCAATTCCCGGCGCTAAAGATGTTCAGGAGTTTGTAAAATTATTCTTGCGGGTTTTTGGAGATGATGGAACAGGAGATAAAAACGGAAGAATTCTGCATCCAACGAATAATAGGGATATTTTCAGGCTTATCGTCCCCTCGGTCATAAGAGATGATAAGCTTCCCTCTTCATACCCACGTGTCACCTTTAGCAGGTTAATTGCGACGGAAGATTGGTCCAGGAATCAGCAGCCTGATTTCCTTGCTTTTGGCCACCCCTTATTGGAAAGAATGGTTCATTATTGTAGAAGGGTAAAAGCCAGTGAACTTTCTAGTCAGGTTGCCTGCCTGCGAGCTGACTATACGGGTCTACCGGGAATAATTTTTAATTTTCTTCTGCGTTTCGAAGATAAGAGAGGCAGAGTAATTCGAGAAGAACTGGAGCCAGTCTTCGTTGATATTGAGGGAACTGTGCAGAAAGAAATTGGGCGAAGACTATTTCTTGACAGAACGGCCCCACAAAAGGAAGCGCATTGCGAGACATTAAAAAATCTTATAGAAAAGAACAAAGAACTTCAGCTCCAGGCGGAAGCACATATAAGAAAACAGTATCTGGAGTATTATGAAAGGGTTGAGAAATCAAGAAACAAGGATATAGAGGTGTTGATCGAGGATATGGAGCGATTCAATAAAGGGCGCATCCAGTTCCTGGAAAATGCTCTTTTCCAGATAATAGGTTCGCAAATGTCATTGCCCGATCTTGAGACACCTGCGCAGAAAGGTCAAAGGACACGAATTGAAAATCAGATGAGGATGCATCAGCAGAGGATGAAGGAAAGGCGACAAGAGATAGAACAAATGAGGCTCGGGGCTTTCCCCGCGCCAGAATTGCTTAATATGGTTTTATTAATGCCATTATGA
- a CDS encoding phospholipase D-like domain-containing protein, translating into MNIINKLKTDRYLHHKQNYSPTIQVLNPIKFMIIERIDMIHCSDADFHESFINDLAHSENQVIILSPFLSQRRASRYYSIFSSLSARQVEILIFVKPKAEQPFEIRNHYEGVENCLTNAGAIVHERAGMHEKIAFIDEKIVWHGSLNILSHNETKESMLRVECQDLVKELLSDLKIEVFHKASSDLNENDTNIKTLADQECPECGAEMKLYRNIAMWLCKNSPSCSGSSSYKESTGGLSDDPDDISLDLSCPLCNSGMQIHKGLNLRIICSSAECGFSLDRRLSDGLIRMFKRRCSK; encoded by the coding sequence TTGAACATAATCAATAAATTAAAGACCGATAGGTATCTTCATCATAAACAGAATTATTCACCTACAATCCAAGTTCTGAATCCAATCAAATTTATGATCATAGAACGAATAGATATGATCCATTGTTCTGATGCGGATTTTCATGAATCTTTCATCAACGATCTAGCTCATTCTGAAAATCAGGTAATCATCCTATCTCCTTTTCTTTCGCAGCGCAGAGCAAGTAGATATTATTCGATATTCTCTTCTCTTTCCGCAAGGCAGGTCGAGATTCTTATCTTTGTAAAGCCAAAGGCGGAGCAACCTTTTGAAATTAGAAACCACTACGAAGGAGTTGAAAATTGTCTTACGAATGCCGGTGCTATCGTTCACGAGCGAGCAGGTATGCATGAAAAAATTGCATTTATTGATGAAAAGATCGTCTGGCATGGGAGTCTAAACATATTATCCCATAACGAAACAAAAGAATCCATGCTACGTGTCGAATGTCAAGATCTCGTGAAAGAATTGCTTTCCGATCTAAAGATCGAGGTATTTCATAAGGCATCATCAGATTTAAATGAAAATGACACGAATATCAAAACCCTGGCAGATCAAGAATGTCCTGAATGTGGCGCTGAAATGAAATTATATAGAAATATCGCCATGTGGCTATGCAAAAATAGCCCCTCATGTTCGGGATCATCATCTTACAAAGAGTCGACAGGTGGTTTGTCGGATGACCCAGATGATATATCACTGGATTTGTCTTGCCCTCTCTGCAATTCGGGAATGCAAATCCATAAAGGATTGAATCTAAGGATCATATGTTCTTCAGCGGAATGTGGTTTTTCATTGGACAGGAGACTGTCAGATGGGCTGATCAGGATGTTCAAAAGAAGGTGCAGTAAATGA